From a region of the Oryzias melastigma strain HK-1 linkage group LG4, ASM292280v2, whole genome shotgun sequence genome:
- the htr2b gene encoding 5-hydroxytryptamine receptor 2B, with the protein MSQPVVAQLDTNGSRAAEAPEIQLKWAALLIIIVIIPTIGGNILVILAVSLERKLQNATNYFLMSLAVADLLVGLLVMPIALVTVLYNSGWPLPEFLCPIWLFLDVLFSTASIMHLCAISLDRYIAIKKPIQHSQYKSRAKAMVKIALVWLISICIAIPIPIKGLTNYHISNNITFNSNHTCLLKTDTFREFIIFGSLAAFFIPLMIMMVIYLLTVQVLRKKVYLLKSKVTQRFNSQIVSSVFQRDVVTTPPEMEPVDMLDTKLPRMQDKLNEGSMSTPPTEDELSFRRMSTMGKKSMQTLSNEQRASKVLGIVFLLFVVMWCPFFITNITSALCTSCNASIVSRLMEIFVWVGYVSSGINPLVYTLFNKTFREAFTRYITCNYKNSTSSRPGQHLAATQGDWKLTGISFKSSMTENSKLLVKQGMKNGIGAMGCQSPLRCRHTPGGVMLDTLLLTENENSKQEEHISCV; encoded by the exons TATTGGAGGGAACATCTTAGTCATTCTTGCAGTGTCACTTGAAAGGAAGCTGCAAAATGCCACTAACTACTTTCTGATGTCACTGGCTGTAGCTGACCTGCTGGTGGGACTCTTAGTGATGCCGATCGCCCTGGTTACAGTTCTCTACA ACTCTGGATGGCCTCTTCCGGAGTTCCTCTGCCCCATTTGGCTTTTTCTTGACGTGCTTTTTTCTACAGCGTCCATCATGCATCTATGTGCCATCTCCCTGGACCGTTACATCGCCATCAAGAAGCCGATCCAACACAGCCAGTACAAATCCAGAGCCAAAGCAATGGTCAAAATTGCTCTTGTGTGGCTTATATCCATTT GTATTGCAATTCCCATTCCAATAAAGGGGCTTACGAACTACCATATTTCCAACAACATCACTTTCAACAGCAACCACACCTGCCTGCTGAAGACGGACACCTTTCGGGAGTTTATCATTTTTGGCTCTTTAGCAGCATTTTTCATCCCACTCATGATCATGATGGTCATCTACTTGCTTACTGTGCAGGTGTTGCGCAAAAAGGTTTATCTGCTCAAGTCAAAAGTAACTCAGCGCTTTAACTCACAGATAGTCTCCTCAGTTTTCCAAAGGGACGTAGTTACAACACCACCTGAAATGGAACCAGTAGACATGCTGGATACCAAACTTCCAAGGATGCAGGACAAACTGAACGAAGGATCGATGAGCACTCCTCCTACAGAGGACGAACTCTCCTTTCGGAGAATGTCCACAATGGGGAAGAAGTCAATGCAGACTCTTAGTAATGAGCAGCGAGCTTCAAAGGTGCTTGGCATTGTCTTCCTACTGTTTGTGGTCATGTGGTGtccattttttattacaaacatCACATCTGCTTTGTGCACTAGTTGTAACGCGAGCATCGTTTCTCGCCTGATGGAGATCTTTGTTTGGGTGGGTTATGTGTCTTCAGGTATTAACCCGCTGGTCTACACACTTTTCAACAAAACCTTCAGGGAAGCATTTACCCGTTACATCACTTGCAATTATAAGAACAGCACAAGCAGCAGGCCAGGGCAACATCTGGCAGCAACACAGGGAGACTGGAAATTAACGGGGATTTCATTCAAATCGTCCATGACCGAGAACTCAAAACTGTTGGTGAAACAGGGAATGAAGAACGGCATCGGTGCCATGGGCTGCCAAAGCCCACTGAGGTGTCGCCACACGCCTGGCGGTGTTATGTTAGACACATTACTGCTGACGGAAAATGAGAATTCTAAGCAGGAGGAACACATAAGTTGTGTATAA